A window from Candidatus Neomarinimicrobiota bacterium encodes these proteins:
- a CDS encoding TonB-dependent receptor gives MDRRYRYSILFTVLIFMGFAAFAQPGQGRRAGGTVTGTVIDSVADSPVGYANIVLYSDQDSSQVDGTITSESGRFTIENVPPGKYFLEIRFIGFHDRILPDVAIQPGASKVNIGTVYLDRSALNSGEEVVVEGTTPAMEYKIDRKVIDVSQQQTTATGTAVDILENVPSVRVDIEGNVSLRGSESFTVLIDGRPTVLDGNEALQQIPVSSIQNIEIITNPSAKYDPEGTSGIINIVLKKEKFVGSSGMVDLSAGWDDRYSGDALYNYKTDDYTLTLNLDYRKRNFDGTQQEYRRTTNNGTTNFIDANGSSVRGGEGGGFRAAFEYNFSENDQLTLNTRYGSREWRNTSEMYYEEWTSANSQIEHYTNQSRGSRDGTYYDISASYLKQFNQDGHELSAEFSHDKWGGGGLSVNQLLRDGQIQSGRKSVETGPSLEYEFQLEYTFPHWEDNTFEAGYEVESEESEETSEQYIWNTNQDDFVFQPQFSRTMVNSENTQSLFALYSDELNKFGYQLGFRGEYTYRNIARPDSSAYFSLDRWDFFPTLHTSYSIGGAQQIMASYSRRIDRPRSWYLEPFLTWRDAYNVNRGNPSLVPEYIDSYEIGYQTRIGKSVFNFETYARKTHNKIERIQQVYPAEENVVLHTVDNVGTDFSLGTEFNIRYNILEQWNINLMGDFYRYQVWGDYAGESFDRQSFTWSSRLMNTFKFNDVWQIQWDAMYRSPRVSSQERDKASFRSNLSVRRDFLDKKVTTTLQVRDIFSTSRWASETDGPGFYTESVREMDTPIIMLSVKININNYRQERRGTGGPGGGMDEGGEMGGGGEF, from the coding sequence ATGGACAGAAGGTATAGATACAGTATTCTTTTTACGGTGTTGATATTTATGGGGTTTGCGGCGTTTGCCCAGCCCGGACAGGGTCGTCGCGCCGGAGGTACTGTTACCGGAACGGTGATTGACTCTGTTGCCGACTCCCCGGTGGGATACGCCAATATCGTCCTGTATTCTGATCAAGACAGCTCCCAGGTGGACGGGACAATCACCAGTGAATCCGGTCGGTTTACCATAGAAAACGTGCCGCCCGGGAAATATTTCCTGGAGATCCGATTTATCGGGTTTCACGATCGCATTCTCCCTGATGTTGCGATTCAGCCGGGGGCATCCAAGGTAAATATCGGCACGGTGTATTTGGATCGATCAGCACTGAACTCGGGTGAGGAAGTGGTAGTCGAGGGGACGACGCCAGCTATGGAATATAAGATCGACCGGAAGGTCATCGACGTAAGCCAGCAGCAGACCACAGCCACCGGTACCGCCGTAGACATCCTGGAAAATGTCCCTTCGGTCCGTGTGGACATCGAAGGCAATGTCAGCCTCCGGGGCAGCGAAAGTTTTACCGTGCTCATCGACGGGCGCCCCACTGTGCTCGATGGCAACGAAGCCCTCCAGCAGATTCCCGTGAGTTCCATCCAGAACATCGAGATTATCACCAACCCCTCGGCTAAGTATGACCCGGAGGGTACGTCAGGAATTATCAATATCGTGCTCAAGAAAGAGAAATTCGTCGGCAGCAGCGGCATGGTGGATCTCAGCGCCGGCTGGGACGATCGCTACAGCGGGGACGCTCTCTACAACTATAAAACCGACGATTACACGCTGACCCTGAACCTTGATTATCGTAAGCGTAATTTTGACGGGACGCAACAGGAATATAGACGAACAACGAATAATGGCACGACGAATTTTATCGATGCCAATGGAAGTTCCGTTCGCGGCGGTGAAGGTGGCGGCTTCCGGGCGGCTTTTGAATACAATTTCTCCGAAAACGACCAACTGACGCTGAATACCCGCTACGGGAGTCGCGAATGGCGCAACACCTCCGAAATGTACTATGAAGAATGGACCAGCGCCAATTCACAGATTGAACATTATACCAATCAAAGCCGGGGCTCCCGGGATGGTACGTACTATGACATCAGTGCTTCGTATCTGAAGCAATTTAATCAGGATGGCCATGAACTCTCCGCTGAGTTCAGCCATGATAAGTGGGGCGGTGGCGGACTCTCAGTCAACCAGTTACTCAGGGACGGGCAAATCCAGAGTGGGCGGAAATCCGTCGAAACAGGGCCGTCGCTTGAATACGAGTTCCAACTAGAATACACTTTCCCTCACTGGGAGGACAACACATTTGAGGCAGGCTACGAGGTTGAATCCGAGGAATCGGAAGAGACCAGTGAACAATATATCTGGAACACGAATCAGGATGATTTTGTCTTCCAGCCGCAGTTCAGCCGGACAATGGTCAACTCGGAGAACACTCAATCGTTATTTGCCCTGTATTCGGATGAACTGAACAAGTTCGGCTATCAGCTCGGATTTCGCGGTGAATACACATACCGGAATATCGCACGGCCGGACTCCAGCGCCTATTTTAGCTTGGATCGCTGGGATTTTTTCCCCACGCTGCACACCTCCTATTCGATTGGTGGAGCCCAACAAATAATGGCCAGTTACAGCCGCCGGATAGACCGACCCCGGAGCTGGTATCTGGAACCGTTCCTGACGTGGCGAGACGCGTACAATGTCAACCGGGGTAACCCATCCCTGGTTCCCGAATACATCGATTCCTACGAAATTGGGTATCAAACCCGGATCGGGAAATCCGTCTTCAACTTTGAGACGTATGCACGAAAAACCCATAACAAGATTGAGCGAATACAACAGGTCTATCCTGCCGAAGAGAACGTCGTCCTTCACACTGTGGACAACGTTGGCACAGACTTTTCCCTGGGTACCGAATTTAATATTCGATACAATATTCTTGAACAATGGAATATCAATCTGATGGGCGACTTTTACCGCTACCAGGTTTGGGGCGATTATGCCGGAGAATCGTTTGACCGCCAGAGTTTCACATGGAGCAGCCGGCTGATGAACACCTTTAAATTCAACGATGTCTGGCAGATTCAGTGGGATGCCATGTACCGGAGCCCGCGTGTTTCATCACAGGAGCGGGACAAAGCCTCATTCCGATCCAACCTGTCGGTTCGCAGAGATTTCCTTGACAAGAAGGTGACGACAACGCTACAGGTACGGGATATCTTCAGTACCAGTAGATGGGCGTCCGAAACTGACGGCCCTGGTTTCTATACCGAATCTGTCCGGGAGATGGACACACCGATCATCATGCTGAGCGTGAAGATTAACATCAACAATTACCGGCAGGAACGCCGCGGAACCGGCGGCCCAGGTGGCGGTATGGATGAAGGCGGCGAAATGGGCGGTGGCGGTGAATTCTAA
- a CDS encoding VOC family protein: MNDDKPGVTGVGGIFFKTSDPEKMKHWYSEHLGFDTDEYGTMFEFRLADEPEKTGYLQWSPFPVDTKYFDPTEKEFMVNYRVNHLEQLVENLQQAGIEIVGEIQEYEYGKFAHIMDPDGNKVELWEPVDEAFE, from the coding sequence ATGAACGATGATAAACCAGGCGTCACCGGCGTTGGCGGCATCTTTTTCAAAACTTCTGATCCGGAAAAAATGAAGCACTGGTACAGCGAACACTTGGGATTCGACACGGATGAGTACGGTACCATGTTTGAGTTTCGGCTAGCCGATGAACCGGAGAAAACCGGATACCTGCAATGGAGTCCGTTTCCGGTGGATACGAAGTACTTCGATCCGACGGAGAAGGAGTTTATGGTTAACTATCGCGTGAATCACCTTGAGCAGTTGGTGGAAAACCTCCAGCAAGCCGGAATCGAAATCGTCGGAGAGATCCAGGAATACGAGTATGGCAAGTTCGCCCACATCATGGATCCCGACGGCAACAAGGTCGAACTCTGGGAGCCGGTGGATGAGGCGTTTGAGTAA
- a CDS encoding heavy metal-binding domain-containing protein, which translates to MKLVNTETIPGQEYEAISLVRGSIIQARHVGSDIFNALKGLVGGELTSYSKMMEDARSKATRRMVEEAESLGADAVVNVRYTTSSVRTGAAEILVFGTAVKFVK; encoded by the coding sequence ATGAAACTGGTCAATACTGAAACGATTCCGGGACAGGAATATGAAGCCATCTCGCTGGTACGGGGGTCAATTATTCAGGCGCGGCACGTGGGCAGCGATATTTTTAACGCACTGAAGGGACTAGTCGGCGGAGAACTGACCTCCTATTCCAAGATGATGGAAGACGCCCGATCCAAGGCGACACGCCGGATGGTGGAAGAGGCAGAATCCCTGGGTGCCGATGCCGTTGTGAACGTTCGATACACTACTAGCAGCGTTCGCACCGGTGCCGCCGAGATTCTGGTATTCGGGACGGCGGTGAAGTTCGTAAAATAA
- a CDS encoding lipocalin family protein: MLKIPGLKSTVVLMIVAIFSSNVKGQDLETVNSVNLDKYVGTWYEIAKIPNRFQKKCARNTTATYTLKENGKIRVVNECNTAEGDRTKATGVARIVDEQTNAKLEVSFVSILGLNLFWGDYWIIGLDEEYDWAVVGTPSRKYGWILSRTPSLADSEMDKIHTILREQGYNPDDFEMTEQDRG; encoded by the coding sequence ATGCTTAAAATTCCCGGGCTCAAATCAACTGTGGTACTTATGATTGTCGCTATTTTTTCATCCAATGTAAAGGGGCAAGACCTGGAAACGGTAAATTCGGTGAACCTGGACAAGTACGTTGGCACCTGGTACGAAATTGCTAAAATTCCCAACCGGTTCCAGAAGAAGTGTGCCAGGAATACTACCGCGACTTACACTCTGAAGGAGAACGGCAAGATTCGCGTCGTGAACGAATGTAATACCGCCGAAGGTGACCGCACCAAAGCAACCGGTGTGGCCCGGATCGTTGATGAACAAACCAATGCGAAACTGGAGGTGAGTTTCGTCAGCATCCTTGGCCTGAATTTGTTTTGGGGAGATTATTGGATTATCGGCCTGGATGAGGAGTACGATTGGGCCGTGGTCGGCACGCCATCCCGGAAGTACGGGTGGATCCTGAGCCGGACGCCGTCGCTTGCGGATTCCGAGATGGACAAGATTCATACAATTCTGCGGGAGCAGGGATATAATCCGGACGATTTTGAGATGACGGAGCAGGATCGGGGCTAA
- a CDS encoding response regulator transcription factor produces MKLLLIEDNQRLVDDITEFLQENDYVMESATTYQEAEEKIHLYEYDLAIVDLGLPDGNGLDLISELKEANPETGILILTAKDSVEEKVDGLNLGADDYMTKPFHKTELNARIRSILRRNKFNNTNSLHHEKLKVDLIGVQAYWAETPLDLTRKEYDLLVYFMQNPNRVLTKESIAEHLWGDHIDQADSFDFIYNHIKNLRKKITDAGGENYIQAKYGMGYKFVTRK; encoded by the coding sequence ATGAAACTCTTACTGATCGAAGATAACCAACGCCTGGTGGATGACATTACAGAATTTCTCCAGGAGAATGATTACGTGATGGAATCGGCAACAACCTATCAGGAGGCCGAGGAGAAAATCCATCTGTATGAGTACGACCTGGCTATTGTGGATTTGGGGCTGCCCGACGGCAACGGCCTGGACCTGATTAGCGAATTGAAGGAAGCAAATCCGGAGACGGGCATCCTGATTCTGACTGCCAAGGATTCGGTGGAAGAAAAGGTCGATGGCCTGAATCTTGGCGCGGATGATTATATGACCAAGCCGTTTCATAAGACGGAACTGAATGCTCGTATCCGGTCGATTTTACGCCGAAATAAATTTAATAACACTAATAGCTTACACCACGAAAAACTCAAAGTTGATTTAATTGGAGTCCAGGCGTACTGGGCTGAGACACCGCTGGATCTGACGCGCAAAGAATACGATCTTCTGGTCTATTTTATGCAAAATCCGAATCGGGTGCTGACCAAGGAGAGCATCGCCGAACACCTCTGGGGTGATCACATCGACCAGGCGGATAGTTTCGATTTTATATATAACCACATTAAGAACTTGCGGAAAAAGATTACGGATGCCGGCGGCGAGAATTATATCCAGGCGAAATACGGCATGGGATACAAGTTCGTCACCCGTAAGTAA
- a CDS encoding HAMP domain-containing histidine kinase — protein sequence MNNKREFSLLTKTAFIYLVFTFIAFASSAIFLTEETNEFIDRELEIHFNKWEHRVKRDLKEDGDIRDRLKNFIQVRQVSDAVDTTAYPAYKDTVMTNPFSDDQEQFRQKSLLATVNDTTYQVSVTGPVEDYYRLRDDIYGSLIPAFILLAAGIVLFNILLSGFLFRPFNAILETMRTYKVGQETQLENVKTNTREFNRMQRLFHQMLDRIEEDYQHLKEYTENMSHEIQTPLAVIRNKVENLISDDAVMERHGEEIKILWDETNHLSKLGNTLNLITKIENREFEDFQTIQTQPVIRKHVRKVEEFTQLKSLEIELDLSDDHYIEIDPYLLDIMLKNLMGNAIRYASEEGPIRVKTTPESLVVCNYGSPLDFPEEKLFERFYQHGGNDESLGLGLALVQKICELNNLKITYKYNDNQHCFRIRKEKS from the coding sequence ATGAATAACAAGCGCGAATTCAGCCTGTTAACGAAAACGGCGTTTATTTATCTGGTCTTTACGTTCATCGCTTTCGCCAGCAGCGCCATATTTCTGACCGAAGAGACAAATGAGTTCATCGATCGTGAACTTGAGATACATTTCAATAAGTGGGAACACCGGGTCAAGCGGGATCTCAAAGAAGACGGTGACATCCGAGATCGGTTAAAAAATTTCATCCAGGTACGGCAGGTTTCGGACGCAGTTGATACCACCGCCTATCCCGCGTATAAAGATACGGTGATGACTAATCCTTTTTCCGACGATCAGGAACAGTTTCGGCAAAAGTCGTTGTTGGCGACGGTGAATGATACAACCTATCAAGTTTCCGTGACTGGTCCGGTGGAAGATTATTACCGGCTCCGGGACGATATATACGGCTCGCTGATTCCCGCATTTATTCTGCTGGCAGCGGGCATTGTCCTGTTTAACATCCTGCTGTCTGGTTTTCTCTTTCGGCCGTTCAACGCTATACTGGAGACCATGCGTACATATAAAGTGGGCCAGGAAACGCAGCTGGAAAATGTGAAAACGAATACCCGTGAATTCAACAGAATGCAACGGTTATTCCACCAGATGCTGGACCGGATTGAGGAGGACTATCAGCACCTGAAGGAATATACCGAGAATATGTCCCATGAGATACAAACACCGCTGGCGGTTATCCGAAATAAAGTGGAGAATCTCATCAGCGATGATGCAGTGATGGAACGACACGGCGAGGAGATCAAAATTCTTTGGGATGAGACCAATCACCTCTCCAAACTCGGGAATACGCTTAACCTTATTACCAAGATTGAAAATCGGGAATTCGAGGATTTCCAGACCATTCAGACTCAACCGGTTATCCGGAAGCACGTCCGGAAGGTGGAAGAGTTTACTCAACTGAAGTCCCTGGAGATTGAACTGGACCTGTCCGACGATCACTATATCGAAATTGATCCGTATTTACTGGATATCATGCTGAAAAATCTTATGGGTAACGCTATTCGATATGCTTCTGAAGAGGGGCCAATCCGCGTGAAAACTACTCCCGAGTCATTGGTGGTTTGCAATTATGGTTCACCGCTCGATTTTCCGGAGGAGAAGCTGTTTGAGCGGTTTTATCAGCACGGCGGCAACGACGAATCCCTCGGGCTGGGCTTAGCGTTGGTCCAAAAGATCTGTGAACTGAATAACCTGAAGATCACTTATAAGTACAATGATAACCAACATTGTTTCCGGATCAGGAAAGAGAAATCCTGA